Sequence from the Cucumis sativus cultivar 9930 chromosome 1, Cucumber_9930_V3, whole genome shotgun sequence genome:
AACTTCTCAAGCTTCATCAGGCAGCTCAATACTTATGTAAGacgataaattttttattgacttCATTTCTGCTATCTGTTTTCATCACTGTAGTTGTGTTTGTATCCATGTTTTTGCTTTCTGAGTATTTTGTTCATTACTGTTAGGGGTTCAGAAAGGTGGATCCTGAACAATGGGAATTTGCCAATGAGGATTTTGTTAGAGGTAAGCCACATCTGATGAAGAACATCCACAGGAGAAAACCAATCCATAGTCATTCTTTACAGAACCTTCACGGTCAAGGAATATCTCCTCTAACTGAAGTGGAAAGGAACAGTTTTAAGGATGACATCGAAAGGCTGAAACTGGATAAAGAACAGCTTCTACTCGAGTTGCAAAAGTACGAACAAGAATATCAAGGAGTTGGATtgcaaatacaaaatttgaaagacCGATTTCAACGTGTTCAACAGGAGATGCAATTATTTATCAGTTTGATGGCTCGCCTTTTGCAGAAACCAGGACTTCACTTGGATCTCCTGCCACAATTGGAAACTCCTGAGAGAAAGAGGAGATTACCTAGAGTTTCTTACAACATTAGTGAAGACAGCCTTGAGGACAATCATTTAGGGACAACTCAAACCATTGGTAGAGACGATATGGGTTGTAGTTTTGATccaattttggaaaaagagCAGTTAGAACTTCTTGAGACATCGCTGACCTTTTGGGAAGGAATTATCCATAGTTATGATGAAACAGTTAGTCCACTTGATTCAAGCTCAAACCTGGAGTTGGTTGGATCTGTGAGTCATGCCAGTAGCCCTGCTATATCTTGCAGACTAGTTAGGGAAGAATTTCGGTGTAAATCACCTGGAATCGACATGAATTTGGAGCCCATGGCTACTGTTGCTCCTGACTCTGTAGCTTCAAAAGATCAAGCAGCTGGAGTAAATGCTCCATTACCAACTGGATTCAATGATGTTTTCTGGCAGCAATTCTTGACAGAGAATCCTGGTGCATCTGATCCACAAGAAGTTCAATCAGCCAGAAAAGATTCGGATGTCATAAACGAAGAAAACAGACAGAGTGATCACGGAAAATTTTGGTGGAACACGAGGAGTGTAAATAATGTCGTAGAACAGATAGGGCACCTTAAACCAGCTGAGAAATTTTGATACTAGGTTGACTGTTTTTCTGAATTACAGATTCCCCTTAGCTCACATGTAATATAGTTTATTATGAATGGAACGTTTGAGCTTCCACCCATGTCTTTTTCAGTTGGTCTCGTTGATTTTAATTTCCTCATGATACTTGACTTGTTTAGAGAATTGCTGGCTGTACCTATGAatgaacaatattttttactgCTTTAGTAATATATCAGGGAATAGACATTAGTAATGGATCAGTGCATAATATGCAAGTCAATAAATCTTAGGAATTTGAATCCTACggaaatatatttatatttttgttccttaTTCAGGTTTGCTGAAATCATCTTTATAGTTTTCTAATGTTTTCTCTTGTTTCCATCGCACCTTTCCGCATGCGTAATTTAGGTGAGGATACAGTTTGCATTAGATCAGAATCTTTGCTGGGTTCAGCATCCCATCTTCCTAAGATTCTATCTTTCCACGTCCTGTTATCCCCCCCAAGTTTCTCATGTccagtttaaaattttatttgttggaaCTGTTTTTAAGATGTATGTTTCCTTCTCTATGAGCATGAAGTACTGTTGCATCTTGGGTTAGTTTGTAGGTGTAGCTCTTGAGAGAGTGGTAAAGAGTTCTTGCCCTTTCAAGGTTTTAACGTAcctgttttcctttttcaattaAGTGCATCTGAAGCTTCCATTTAGTTCACATACGCTTAAGGTGTCATGAATAAGGAAAGCAATTTAGGGAGAGTGCCTCAGCCAAAACTTCATTCCCATTTGTTCTCTGTCTCCCATAGTCTCTGAATTTTGCTGTTTCATCTTTTGTTATATCATTAAATCATCATGAAAACCTGTAACTTGAAGAGAAAGAGtttgtattattgtttaataCTTCATTCATTTAGTTCTATTGTTTAACAATGTCTGTATTGTAGAGTGGTATCTCCGTCCTTCTGAGCACCCATGTTTGAAGTAAAATGTTGTTTCGTGAATGTTGTTTTGTTGAGGACTTCCAACAGGCTGCAAAATGTGGGAAGGAAATTGTTTTGGTCCTTGAGGATTTACACAAAGGATTCGAATTCAATTTGTAAGGTCTTTCACTTCATGATTTGCTTGTTTTTAATTGAAGTGTACAAGTGTATCAAAGTCTTATATGATGTTGCATCTTGAATTTATCTGAGGGGTATATGATATGTTCATGGCTTTTAGTATCACTTTCTGATTCTTTCGGAAGGGCGATTTCAAACTACAAGTTCATGAAGATGAAGGACAACCTTACTGCAACTTCCACTCTGAGAAATTGACATAGAATCTCCTAAAAGAAACATCAAGATCTCACCTTGTGATTGCTACTAGTTTTTTATCCAAACACTATGCGACTTTGCAATTTAAGACCATCATATTTTCTAGTGTTGAGATTGGGTTGGTATTGGTTTCTTCAAGGTGTTTGGCTATAGGTTTGTGACCACTTAGGTGTCAAGGAGTCGATTAAGGAGCTCCTCCTCCATCTGCCTTTCCATGAGAAAAGATTGTTTCTTAGGCAAGATGGACGGGATGGAGTTCAAGACTCGAGAAATAGTAAAATCTTTAGGGGAGAGAGGCCATACAATGATGTTTGGCCTTGTTAGGTCCTCTCTTTCTCCATGCCTTCCTATAATTATTTGCTAGTAGCTCTCGTTTTGTAGGATTCTCATTTCTATTGTATGCTCGACTCTCAAGCattgctttatttatttatttttctccatgaAAGCTTGGATTTCAATCTTAAAAAAGTATGTATTCAGAAAGAAGACTAGTAGTTATGGTAATCAAAGCCACAGTGATGTTGGGAAGTTGTGAAGGTTCAATTTACACTGACAATGTTTGAGTTCTCTGAAGTTATTATGTTTCTGCCTATCTATTGACGTTATTAGGAatagagaattgaaaattgattattatataCGACTAATGACTTTCTTATTCACAAGCCACGAacaatctttattttttagaataaaaattattgttgttattgaaTAAGTTAGATATCATTCATCTAACAAATCacctttaacaaaaaaaaactcctaaaatcataatttttttgagaCCAGCCATGTGCAAATGCTTATAACCAAACCTAGGTCCATGGGAAGaatcaaattcatatataccacattatttaatttcagtTCTCGAAGTTTATTGATGATAGACTACATCGTTTAAAGAAGTTTATTGGTGATAAAGAGTCTATCATAAAGTATATTACCAATAGAAGTATATTGGTACATTTTCTTGTATTTGCAATTGTTTAAAACTAGCTTTAAAAGTGTTGGCCAAACTAACTTTAAAAGTGTTGGCCATTACAGTTATTATAGAATCTACGAAAATTTCACATTCTTCACAAgaacaaagagaagaaaaggtcAATTCTGCAGATTCATTCTTAATGGGTTTCATCAGCCAAATCTTGGAATTTTATTATGTCATCAAAGATcagtgatttcttttttttttcttaaagcaTTGAGAGGAATCACATTCTCTTTGAaacacttcattttttaagggACCATTGTCTTTACTTCGAAGTCTCGTCTCAGATTTAACTAAATCACTTTagaaaacacataaaaaaaaaaaggaacaactTAGCtgattcttttctcttttttttggtGGGACACATGAAAGTCCTTTTACACAGAATCATTGATCTTCAGAAGTCTAATCAGACGCCATCATTATAGAAACTATAGAAGTTGTTTGGATTAGTAGAGCTTATTGAGGCAACTGCACGAGACGGACTCTTTGATTAAATGGAACCTCTTATTAGAACATGATCGTTTCAACAATGAGGTACAGATTTTTGTGGATATTATCAATGCATACATCCAAAGTAGTTCTATAAAAGACTCTTTTTCAGTCTGCAATACAACCCCATATTGTTTGGCTTGTCATACAAGAAAGACGTTCTATATGGGA
This genomic interval carries:
- the LOC101204390 gene encoding heat stress transcription factor A-4c, which encodes MDEAQGGGLTSLPPFLVKTYDMVDDPSTNSIVSWSSSDKSFVVWNPLEFSSVLLPKFFKHSNFSSFIRQLNTYGFRKVDPEQWEFANEDFVRGKPHLMKNIHRRKPIHSHSLQNLHGQGISPLTEVERNSFKDDIERLKLDKEQLLLELQKYEQEYQGVGLQIQNLKDRFQRVQQEMQLFISLMARLLQKPGLHLDLLPQLETPERKRRLPRVSYNISEDSLEDNHLGTTQTIGRDDMGCSFDPILEKEQLELLETSLTFWEGIIHSYDETVSPLDSSSNLELVGSVSHASSPAISCRLVREEFRCKSPGIDMNLEPMATVAPDSVASKDQAAGVNAPLPTGFNDVFWQQFLTENPGASDPQEVQSARKDSDVINEENRQSDHGKFWWNTRSVNNVVEQIGHLKPAEKF